The following proteins are co-located in the Colletotrichum lupini chromosome 4, complete sequence genome:
- a CDS encoding pyridoxamine 5'-phosphate oxidase, translating into MDQQVPLNYEASAGETNKQVTATLPQEVVQCLENARFLHLATCTENTPNVSLMNYTYLPSSNHSAGPVIVMTTNPASRKTQNLLSNPNVSLLVHDWSSHRPPTSGRRPSGGSPGPEHRSSLASLLLNLNTAAVSSISATINGTARLVDNGSEEEKFYREAHLENNTFDEGQSFNPSVQAEDGGRGCFVAGEEVRVIVVKIKDVRISDWKGAVRDYVLTEETAAPQLNGVR; encoded by the exons CTCTTCCTCAAGAAGTCGTACAATGCTTGGAGAATGCTCGATTC CTTCACCTAGCAACATGTACCGAAAACACGCCGAACGTCTCTCTCATGAACTACACCTATCTGCCATCCTCGAACCACTCGGCCGGTCCCGTTATTGTCATGACCACGAACCCCGCCTCGAGAAAAACACAGAACCTTCTTTCGAATCCCAACGTTTCTCTATTGGTACATGACT GGTCTTCCCATCGGCCGCCGACGTCTGGCCGACGGCCTTCAGGCGGCAGCCCCGGCCCAGAGCACCGCTCCAGCCTTGCATCCCTCCTATTGAATCTCAACACCGCGGCGGTCTCTAGTATTAGTGCTACAATCAATGGCACTGCCAGACTGGTTGATAATGGTTCGGAAGAGGAGAAGTTCTACCGCGAGGCGCACCTGGAAAACAACACATTTGACGAAGGCCAGAGCTTCAACCCAAGTGTGCAGGCCGAGGATGGTGGCAGGGGATGCTTTGTCGCCGGTGAGGAAGTACGAGTCATCGTGGTCAAGATCAAGGACGTGAGAATCAGTGATTGGAAGGGTGCAGTGAGGGATTACGTGCTGACAGAGGAGACCGCTGCTCCCCAGCTCAATGGTGTACGGTAG
- a CDS encoding methyltransferase domain-containing protein, with product MLSHAPWPAVDRLPHFPCCLLSSQWLLADKCSDQKPSVEVPSIESRPSQALKYPAVNDHFPHEVLPPPFQISLSRLAFQRAPLVFRFLVSFIDYLTGCQEGEYKDIRQPSTGKTTSCIHIDTLCVTHLPRADIGLAIPRVAILHPSRPGPRLSPHLGNLASEDNIRVLELRENPGDGFLAESFLKLGEMGEDVDAVGDPGIGDGHRRRGEGAGATRNRTDHKERRRPSRTDNTQDAHDSDEDDSDAGSDFSSVSVDELPPIRAYGHTYHGSGVLLMPNDESERARLEIQHQLFKLCLEGGLTAAKLPKDRPLNILDIGSGTGNWAVEMGEQYPLAKIMGIDISAALLPTTVPANVAFEVEDANHDWAREKDSLDFVHMRNLVGGGVSDWKALFRQAYEHLKPGGQIEFAEVRTRYFDLIDSSGDEPIASTAEEENHGGMTACREFEVRFSEMAKIAGVDFDPTPKIPAMFSEVGFEKVARWSDLVPIQAVGHDEKMVRKGAQFAQMLEYGLENYSLAVFGRGGWDENDTRSLLKRVHKESRDTANEAYGKIICHGEEAFVIGLDLIDSIYSSSSTLPFTHFDAGMNYHTPRDLTNPAVVKNPRAFLGANRRWLWSSLNMHSKPLQPSQNFRSASISPFIRVAPKPGPDWHTGARYA from the exons ATGCTATCCCATGCTCCATGGCCCGCCGTCGACCGCCTCCCGCACTTCCCATGCTGTCTCCTCTCTAGCCAGTGGCTCCTTGCGGACAAGTGCTCCGATCAGAAGCCAAGC GTGGAGGTTCCATCCATCGAATCCCGTCCAAGTCAAGCTCTGAAGTATCCCGCGGTAAATGACCATTTCCCTCATGAGGTCCTCCCTCCCCCCTTTCAAATTAGCCTTTCCCGTCTGGCCTT CCAACGGGCTCCCCTTGTCTTTCGTTTCCTAGTATCCTTCATCGACTACCTCACCGGTTGTCAAGAGGGTGAATACAAAGACATCCGCCAACCCTCGACAGGAAAAACCACTTCATGTATCCATATTGATACTCTGTGCGTAACCCACCTTCCCCGCGCTGATATTGGCCTGG CCATCCCACGTGTGGCCATATTACACCCGAGCCGGCCGGGCCCACGATTGAGTCCCCATTTGGGAAATCTGGCGAGCGAAGACAACATCCGTGTA CTAGAATTGAGAGAAAATCCTGGTGACGGCTTTTTGGCGGAGTCTTTTCTAAAGCTCGGCGAAATGGGTGAGGACGTTGACGCTGTTGGCGACCCCGGCATCGGCGATGGCCATCGACGCAGGGGCGAAGGTGCCGGTGCCACAAGAAACCGGACGGACCACAAAGAACGGCGGAGGCCATCTCGAACAGATAATACCCAAGATGCCCACGACAGCGACGAAGACGACTCAGATGCCGGGTCTGATTTCAGCTCCGTCTCTGTTGACGAGCTCCCGCCCATCCGGGCTTATGGTCACACATACCACGGTTCCGGTGTACTACTAATGCCGAATGACGAATCCGAGCGAGCCCGTCTAGAAATTCAGCATCAACTATTCAAGCTATGTCTAGAAGGTGGTCTGACGGCGGCGAAACTCCCCAAGGACAGACCTCTCAACATTCTTGACATTGGTTCTGGGACCGGCAATTGGGCCGTTGAGATGGGCGAGCAGTACCCTCTGGCCAAGATCATGGGAATCGACATCTCCGCCGCGCTCTTACCCACGACTGTACCGGCCAACGTCGCCTTTGAAGTAGAAGATGCAAACCATGACTGGGCTCGTGAGAAGGACAGCTTGGACTTTGTGCACATGAGGAACCTCGTCGGCGGGGGCGTCTCGGACTGGAAGGCGCTTTTCCGGCAAGCGTACGAACATCTCAAGCCCGGTGGACAGATTGAGTTCGCCGAAGTGAGGACGAGGTACTTCGACCTCATTGACAGCAGCGGAGACGAGCCCATTGCGTCCACGGCTGAAGAGGAGAATCACGGCGGGATGACGGCATGCCGCGAGTTCGAGGTGCGGTTCTCGGAAATGGCCAAGATTGCAGGCGTGGACTTTGACCCGACGCCAAAGATTCCCGCCATGTTTTCTGAAGTTGGTTTTGAGAAGGTGGCGCGTTGGTCGGATCTGGTTCCCATACAGGCTGTGGGACATGATGAAAAGATGGTCAGAAAAGGAGCACAATTTGCTCAGATGCTGGAATATG GCTTGGAGAATTACTCGTTGGCAGTCTTTGGCAGGGGTGGTTGGGATGAGAACGATACCCGGAGTCTCCTGAAGAGAGTCCACAAGGAGTCGCGCGATACCGCAAACGAGGCGTATGGCAAA atcaTTTGTCACGGCGAGGAAGCCTTTGTGATCGGGCTTGACCTGATCGATTCTATCTACTCT TCCTCTAGCACTCTTCCATTCACACACTTCGATGCTGGCATGAACTACCACACCCCGCGGGATTTGACTAACCCCGCGGTCG TCAAAAACCCTCGGGCTTTCCTCGGTGCCAACCGGCGGTGGCTCTGGTCGAGTCTAAATATGCACTCTAAACCTCTGCAACCCTCCCAAAACTTCCGATCAGCCTCCATTTCGCCCTTTATCCGTGTCGCCCCTAAACCTGGTCCTGACTGGCACACCGGCGCACGCTATGCTTAA
- a CDS encoding glutamine synthetase gives MASSNEAVTIESLPELLKNDNKVKLAGIDVDGMLRGKLVSKNKFLSVAKSGFGFCSVIFGWDMHDMTYIKELKISNAENGYHDLIAIPDLSSFRRIPWEDNVPFFLVSFFDPDTQEPICACPRGLLKNALAKLQAKGYGAMAGAEYEFYQFKAPTRTAETSSSTAGYLQENPPQALPSLTEGMFGYSLTRTVHNKDYFYDIFETCSQFKCDIEGWHTESGPGVFEAALEFGEIAQMADRASLFKYVVKSVATKYGITPCFMAKPKQGLPGNSGHMHVSIVDKDGKNLFARETKDENAPYPDVANLSDLGRHFLAGLLEGLPDVMTMLAPTVNSYKRLVENFWAPVTVSWGLEHRAASIRLIAPPTSKPGATRFEVRVPGADTNPFFVLAAILALGWRGVEKKLEIPVPPLGKGEDVGGKADKGVRLAKSLREANDRFMRKESIAREVFGDDFVDHFGGTRDHEIRVWDEAVTDWEVKRYIETV, from the exons ATGGCGTCGTCCAACGAAGCCGTGACCATCGAGTCGCTACCCGAGCTTCTCAAGAATGATAACAAGGTCAAGCTTGCCGGTATCGATGTCGACGGCATGCTCCGAGGAAAGCTGGTGTCCAAGAACAAGTTCCTGTCCGTCGCCAAATCAGGCTTTGGCTTCTGTTCTGTCATCTTTGGTTGGGATATGCACGATATGACATACATCAAGGAGCTCAAGATCAGCAACGCCGAGAACGGCTACCACGATCTGATTGCCATCCCTGATCTCTCTAGCTTCCGCCGCATCCCCTGGGAGGATAATGTGCCCTTCTTCCTCGTCAGCTTCTTCGATCCGGATACGCAAGAGCCCATTTGCGCGTGCCCCCGTGGTCTGCTGAAGAATGCTCTGGCCAAGTTGCAAGCCAAGGGCTACGGTGCCATGGCTGGAG CCGAATACGAGTTCTACCAATTCAAGGCGCCTACGCGCACCGCCGAAACCTCGAGCTCAACGGCCGGATACTTGCAAGAGAACCCCCCGCAAGCTTTGCCGTCCTTAACAGAGGGCATGTTTGGCTACAGTTTGACCCGGACGGTGCACAACAAGGACTACTTCTATGACATTTTCGAGACTTGTTCTCAGTTCAAGTGTGATATCGAGGGTTGGCATACGGAGAGTGGCCCTGGTGTCTTTGAGGCCGCGCTTGAGTTTGGAGAAATCGCACAGATGGCCGACAGAGCCAGCTTGTTCAA GTACGTTGTCAAGTCGGTCGCAACAAAATACGGCATTACGCCGTGCTTCATGGCGAAGCCAAAGCAGGGCTTGCCTGGAAACAGCGGACACATGCACGTTTCCATTGTCGATAAGGATGGCAAGAACCTTTTCGCTCGGGAGACGAAGGATGAGAATGCGCCATACCCCGACGTCGCTAATCTCTCCGATCTGGGCCGGCATTTCCTGGCCGGCTTGCTGGAGGGTCTTCCAGATGTCATGACCATGCTGGCACCCACAGTCAACTCCTACAAACGCCTTGTCGAGAACTTTTGGGCGCCAGTGACAGTATCATGGGGCTTGGAGCACAGAGCAGCATCAATTCGCCTCATCGCCCCACCGACATCGAAGCCTGGCGCAACGCGATTCGAAGTTCGTGTTCCGGGCGCAGACACCAACCCTTTCTTCGTTCTGGCAGCAATTCTCGCCCTCGGATGGCGAGGCGTGGAGAAGAAGCTGGAGATCCCCGTCCCGCCTTTGGGCAAGGGCGAGGATGTTGGCGGTAAAGCTGACAAGGGCGTGCGGCTTGCAAAGAGTCTGCGTGAAGCAAATGATCGATTCATGCGAAAGGAGAGCATTGCAAGAGAAGTGTTCGGTGATGACTTTGTCGATCACTTTGGCGGAACAAGAGATCACGAAATTCGGGTCTGGGACGAGGCCGTGACAGACTG GGAAGTTAAACGGTACATCGAAACGGTCTAG